A window of the Lactuca sativa cultivar Salinas chromosome 5, Lsat_Salinas_v11, whole genome shotgun sequence genome harbors these coding sequences:
- the LOC111886611 gene encoding wax ester synthase/diacylglycerol acyltransferase 11, producing the protein MSSAKGLNTLTQIKTTINDGLRLKEEDQPLSPMSRLFHEPGSNVYIITMMGCKTKINPAVVKQNLVHSLLRHPRFSSLQVVDKETGSFIWVPTNVNIDNHVIVPKIEPNIAFPDKFVDDYISNLSKSPIESSKPLWDLHLLDIKTTNDEGTGVFRFHHSLGDGLSLMTLFLACTRKSSDPDALPTLPVYKESSYIKFSTVRSVLEMFWNSFVSVVLFVFTVFFLKDTETPLKGPLGVENRPRRFVRKSVNLSDIKVVKKVMDVTLNDVVLGVTQAGLSRYLNRRYSENMNLSGSDHPKKNDFIPKNIRLRATFFFNLRPTTRIDTFVETMRTGKMGRWGNQIGYVLLPFAIGLKTDPLDYVKEAKAVIDRKKASLEPLYTYFVVYLVLKLFGIKAVGKLNHKVFFNTTLWFTNVPGPQEEVTFYGHEITYIAPSCYGQPNALMIHILSYMDKLTFIISADEETIPDPERLCDDLEESLYLIKTSALVSENAKNK; encoded by the exons ATGAGTTCTGCAAAAGGTCTCAACACTCTTACACAGATCAAAACCACCATCAACGATGGTCTAAGATTGAAGGAAGAAGATCAACCTTTGAGCCCTATGTCAAGATTGTTCCATGAACCTGGTTCCAATGTCTACATAATAACCATGATGGGGTGCAAGACCAAGATCAACCCTGCTGTCGTCAAACAAAATCTTGTTCATTCTCTCCTTCGACATCCTAGGTTCTCAAGCCTGCAG GTCGTCGACAAAGAGACCGGAAGCTTCATATGGGTTCCAACAAACGTGAACATTGACAACCATGTTATAGTCCCAAAAATAGAACCGAATATTGCATTCCCAGACAAATTTGTCGATGACTACATCTCAAACCTTAGCAAATCTCCCATCGAGAGTTCAAAGCCTTTATGGGATCTCCACCTTCTTGACATCAAGACAACCAACGATGAAGGGACCGGTGTTTTTCGCTTCCATCATTCCTTAGGCGATGGTTTGTCTTTGATGACACTTTTTCTTGCTTGTACACGAAAATCATCGGATCCTGATGCTTTGCCAACGCTTCCTGTCTACAAAGAATCTAGTTACATCAAATTTTCTACTGTCCGGTCGGTGCTAGAAATGTTTTGGAACTCCTTTGTTTCCGTTGTGCTGTTTGTGTTCACCGTGTTTTTCCTTAAAGACACTGAAACACCACTGAAAGGCCCTTTAGGCGTAGAGAATAGACCTAGACGTTTTGTTCGCAAGAGCGTGAACTTATCTGACATTAAGGTGGTGAAGAAGGTCATGGATGTG ACATTGAATGATGTAGTGCTTGGAGTTACTCAAGCAGGTTTATCACGCTATCTGAATCGTAGATACA GTGAAAACATGAATCTTAGTGGATCAGATCATCCTAAGAAAAACGACTTCATTCCAAAAAACATTCGCCTTCGTGCCACGTTCTTTTTTAACCTAAGACCAACCACTCGGATCGAT ACTTTTGTCGAAACAATGAGAACGGGGAAGATGGGTAGATGGGGAAACCAGATCGGTTATGTGCTCCTCCCATTTGCAATCGGACTAAAAACAGACCCCTTGGATTATGTAAAAGAAGCTAAGGCAGTCATCGATCGAAAGAAAGCCTCTTTAGAGCCTTTATACActtattttgttgtttatttggTCCTCAAGTTATTTGGCATCAAG GCGGTAGGGAAACTAAACCATAAGGTTTTCTTTAATACAACCTTGTGGTTCACTAATGTGCCCGGACCACAAGAAGAAGTCACGTTTTATGGGCATGAAATCACTTACATCGCTCCTAGTTGTTATGGACAACCTAAT GCATTGATGATTCATATACTAAGTTATATGGATAAATTGACATTTATCATATCAGCAGACGAAGAAACCATACCAGACCCTGAAAGGCTATGTGACGACCTTGAGGAATCCCTTTACCTCATCAAGACTTCCGCTTTGGTATCAGAGAATGCCAAGAACAagtag